A window of the Juglans microcarpa x Juglans regia isolate MS1-56 chromosome 5D, Jm3101_v1.0, whole genome shotgun sequence genome harbors these coding sequences:
- the LOC121265099 gene encoding NADPH-dependent thioredoxin reductase 3-like isoform X1, which translates to MSSTLSPTTLSNALPPFTPHKNSLILLNTWSTRRRPRFHSAATRPPLLKVTASSSDLQTSPVENVVIIGSGPAGYTAAIYAARANLKPVVFEGYQAGGVPGGQLMTTTEVENFPGFPDGISGPDLMDRMRRQAERWGAELFQEDVETIDVKRSPFTVQSSERKVVCHSVIFATGATAKRLRLPREEEFWSRGISACAICDGASPLFKGQVLAVVGGGDTATEEALYLTKYARHVHLLVRRDHLKASKAMQDRVYNSPNITVHFNTETVDVVSNTKGQMSGISVRNVDTGEESVLEAKGLFYGIGHLPNSQLLEGQIELDGSGYVLVEEGTAKTSVEGVFAAGDVQDHEWRQAITAAGSGCIAALSVERYLVSNNLLVEFHQPQAEEVKKELTDRDVREGFDISLTKHKGQYALRKLYHESPRLICVLYTSPTCGPCRTLKPILSKVIDDFDQNVHFVEIDIEEDPEIAEAAGIMGTPCVQFFKNKEMLRIVSGVKMKREYREFIEANK; encoded by the exons ATGTCCTCCACACTCTCTCCCACCACTCTCTCCAATGCTCTTCCTCCCTTTACTCCACACAAGAACAGCCTAATTCTCCTAAACACTTGGTCCACTCGCCGACGACCCCGTTTCCACTCCGCCGCTACTCGCCCTCCCCTTCTCAAAGTGACGGCCTCCTCCAGTGACCTCCAAACCTCTCCAG TCGAGAATGTGGTTATCATAGGTTCTGGTCCTGCTGGATACACAGCAGCAATATATGCAGCTCGTGCCAATTTGAAGCCCGTAGTGTTTGAGGGATATCAAGCAGGCGGTGTTCCTGGAGGACAGTTGATGACTACCACTGAAGTGGAGAATTTTCCTGGATTTCCTGATGGAATAAGTGGCCCGGATTTGATGGACAG GATGCGACGGCAAGCAGAACGTTGGGGAGCAGAATTGTTTCAAGAAGATGTGGAAACTATTGATGTAAAACGTAGTCCTTTTACAGTGCAAAGTAGTGAACGTAAG GTTGTGTGCCACAGTGTCATTTTTGCAACAGGAGCTACTGCAAAAAGGCTCAGGTTACCTCGTGAAGAAGAATTTTGGAGTAGGGGAATTAGTGCTTGTGCTATTTGTGATGGAGCATCACCGTTGTTCAAAGGGCAAGTTCTTGCTGTTGTTGGAGGGGGTGACACGGCTACCGAGGAAGCATTGTACTTAACTAAATATGCCCGTCATGTTCACTTACTTGTACGTAGAGACCATCTGAAGGCTTCCAAAGCAATGCAAGATAG AGTGTACAACAGTCCAAATATCACCGTGCACTTCAATACAGAGACTGTGGATGTTGTTAGCAATACAAAAGGCCAGATGTCTGGAATTTCAGTTCGAAATGTTGATACTGGGGAGGAATCTGTGCTTGAGGCAAAAGGATTATTTTATGGTATAGGCCATTTACCAAATAGCCAGTTATTGGAAGGCCAAATTGAGCTTGACGGCTCTGGCTATGTGTTAGTTGAAGAGGGGACTGCAAAAACTTCAGTTGAAGGTGTTTTTGCCGCTGGGGATGTGCAG GACCATGAATGGAGGCAAGCCATAACTGCTGCTGGATCTGGATGCATTGCTGCTTTATCAGTCGAGAGATATCTTGTGAGCAATAATCTTTTGGTTGAGTTTCACCAG CCCCAAGCTGAAGAGGTCAAGAAGGAACTCACAGACAGGGATGTTCGAGAAGGTTTTGACATTTCACTTACAAAGCATAAGGGCCAG TATGCATTACGAAAATTGTACCATGAAAGTCCAAGGCTTATATGTGTACTTTATACATCGCCAACCTGTGGTCCATGTCGGACCTTGAAGCCTATTCTTAGCAAG GTAATAGATGACTTCGATCAGAATGTACATTTTGTTGAAATCGATATTGAGGAAGATCCCGAAATAGCAGAAGCAGCTGGAATTATGGGTACACCATGTGTTCAGTTTTTCAAAAATAAGGAGATGCTCAG GATCGTGTCGGGCgtgaaaatgaagagagagtACCGTGAGTTCATTGAAGCAAATAAATAA
- the LOC121265099 gene encoding NADPH-dependent thioredoxin reductase 3-like isoform X2: MSSTLSPTTLSNALPPFTPHKNSLILLNTWSTRRRPRFHSAATRPPLLKVTASSSDLQTSPVENVVIIGSGPAGYTAAIYAARANLKPVVFEGYQAGGVPGGQLMTTTEVENFPGFPDGISGPDLMDRMRRQAERWGAELFQEDVETIDVKRSPFTVQSSERKVVCHSVIFATGATAKRLRLPREEEFWSRGISACAICDGASPLFKGQVLAVVGGGDTATEEALYLTKYARHVHLLVRRDHLKASKAMQDRVYNSPNITVHFNTETVDVVSNTKGQMSGISVRNVDTGEESVLEAKGLFYGIGHLPNSQLLEGQIELDGSGYVLVEEGTAKTSVEGVFAAGDVQDHEWRQAITAAGSGCIAALSVERYLVSNNLLVEFHQEQLEFTKNFHNVILHDVILHNVPTCLEKRHGKIIRARSLVLSHASNHIKNFFLESSLQPICTQLINGLKHQPI; the protein is encoded by the exons ATGTCCTCCACACTCTCTCCCACCACTCTCTCCAATGCTCTTCCTCCCTTTACTCCACACAAGAACAGCCTAATTCTCCTAAACACTTGGTCCACTCGCCGACGACCCCGTTTCCACTCCGCCGCTACTCGCCCTCCCCTTCTCAAAGTGACGGCCTCCTCCAGTGACCTCCAAACCTCTCCAG TCGAGAATGTGGTTATCATAGGTTCTGGTCCTGCTGGATACACAGCAGCAATATATGCAGCTCGTGCCAATTTGAAGCCCGTAGTGTTTGAGGGATATCAAGCAGGCGGTGTTCCTGGAGGACAGTTGATGACTACCACTGAAGTGGAGAATTTTCCTGGATTTCCTGATGGAATAAGTGGCCCGGATTTGATGGACAG GATGCGACGGCAAGCAGAACGTTGGGGAGCAGAATTGTTTCAAGAAGATGTGGAAACTATTGATGTAAAACGTAGTCCTTTTACAGTGCAAAGTAGTGAACGTAAG GTTGTGTGCCACAGTGTCATTTTTGCAACAGGAGCTACTGCAAAAAGGCTCAGGTTACCTCGTGAAGAAGAATTTTGGAGTAGGGGAATTAGTGCTTGTGCTATTTGTGATGGAGCATCACCGTTGTTCAAAGGGCAAGTTCTTGCTGTTGTTGGAGGGGGTGACACGGCTACCGAGGAAGCATTGTACTTAACTAAATATGCCCGTCATGTTCACTTACTTGTACGTAGAGACCATCTGAAGGCTTCCAAAGCAATGCAAGATAG AGTGTACAACAGTCCAAATATCACCGTGCACTTCAATACAGAGACTGTGGATGTTGTTAGCAATACAAAAGGCCAGATGTCTGGAATTTCAGTTCGAAATGTTGATACTGGGGAGGAATCTGTGCTTGAGGCAAAAGGATTATTTTATGGTATAGGCCATTTACCAAATAGCCAGTTATTGGAAGGCCAAATTGAGCTTGACGGCTCTGGCTATGTGTTAGTTGAAGAGGGGACTGCAAAAACTTCAGTTGAAGGTGTTTTTGCCGCTGGGGATGTGCAG GACCATGAATGGAGGCAAGCCATAACTGCTGCTGGATCTGGATGCATTGCTGCTTTATCAGTCGAGAGATATCTTGTGAGCAATAATCTTTTGGTTGAGTTTCACCAG gAACAATTGGAATTCACCAAAAACTTTCATAATGTCATCCTTCACGATGTCATCCttcacaatgtcccaacatGCTTGGAAAAACGCCATGGAAAAATCATCCGGGCCCGGAGCCTTGTCCTTAGTCATGCCTCTAACCACATCAAGAACTTCTTCCTCGAAAGTTCTCTCCAACCAATCTGCACTCAATTGATCAATGGACTCAAACACCAGCCCATCTAA
- the LOC121264764 gene encoding putative disease resistance protein RGA4, with amino-acid sequence MPELAFLIAEKVLEELEFLDFFLPWELESDIRKLEGTVSAIQAVLLDAEEKQASIPPLNLWLGRLKGILYDAEDMLDEMEGEAFFITCGSTGTKVRSFSMPSMPSMPLPFHPKQGDRIRNIRERLDEIAADKDRFNFTVRLDDRHFVHWKRDMGHTFVDPREVIGRRMDQEKLIDLLMHPAGSKVNVIPIVGFGGVGKTTLAKLVYNDERVVQHFELKIWVQVSEDFDNSRLIKKILNYSAREMVLDEDVITYWLIFEKLMDKRYILVLDDVRNLDYYKWIHLINMFYGESEGSKVIVTTHGSSIAPTMDTVSQYSLEGLYL; translated from the coding sequence ATGCCTGAACTCGCCTTTCTCATCGCTGAAAAAGTATTGGAGGAGCTAGAGTTCCTCGATTTCTTCTTGCCATGGGAACTCGAAAGCGATATCAGAAAGCTTGAGGGCACTGTGTCAGCCATTCAAGCAGTGCTCTTGGATGCTGAAGAGAAGCAAGCAAGCATCCCCCCGCTTAACCTCTGGTTAGGCCGGCTCAAAGGTATCTTATATGATGCCGAGGACATGCTGGATGAAATGGAGGGGGAAGccttttttataacatgtggGAGCACTGGCACCAAGGTACGCTCTTTCTCTATGCCCTCTATGCCCTCTATGCCACTTCCATTCCATCCTAAACAGGGTGATAGAATCAGGAATATAAGAGAGAGGTTAGATGAGATTGCAGCTGATAAGGATAGGTTTAATTTCACCGTACGACTTGACGATAGGCATTTCGTTCACTGGAAGAGGGACATGGGCCACACATTTGTTGATCCTAGAGAGGTCATTGGTAGAAGAATGGACCAAGAAAAGCTCATAGATCTTTTGATGCACCCTGCTGGCAGTAAAGTCAATGTAATACCCATTGTTGGATTCGGAGGTGTGGGGAAGACTACGCTCGCCAAATTGGTCTACAATGACGAGCGTGTAGTTCAGCACTTTGAACTAAAAATCTGGGTTCAGGTGTCTGAGGATTTTGATAATTCaagattgattaaaaaaatcctTAACTATTCTGCGAGGGAAATGGTGTTAGATGAGGATGTGATCACATATTggttgatatttgaaaaattgatggATAAAAGATATATACTCGTCTTGGATGATGTTCGAAACTTAGATTATTATAAGTGGATTCATCTGATAAATATGTTTTACGGTGAGTCCGAAGGAAGTAAAGTTATAGTTACAACCCATGGTAGCTCCATTGCCCCCACTATGGACACTGTTTCCCAATATAGTTTAGAAGGTCTTTATTTGTGA
- the LOC121265135 gene encoding LOW QUALITY PROTEIN: protein MIZU-KUSSEI 1 (The sequence of the model RefSeq protein was modified relative to this genomic sequence to represent the inferred CDS: inserted 2 bases in 1 codon) translates to NTKNSPCKEPPAPPEAPEGSSHPTILVLVIFPARSRRNLRQPPDPKQYSPISLHRDRDQNPPTGKPSTPKSYPPFSAXLLSLLSFPPIPPTCKWLSIPSQLSLNPSIGRKVTGTLFGLRRGHVSFAVQLDPRSEPLLLLELAMSTSSLVKEMSSGLVRIALECEKVSPANQPGRFRKLFQEPTWTMYCNGRKCGYAVSRACGEFDWHVLGTVQSVSVGAGVIPVVDNGKKSGGSEGEMLYMRARFERVVGSRDSEAFYMMNPDGNGGPELSIFLLRI, encoded by the exons AACACCAAGAATTCACCCTGCAAAGAACCACCAGCACCGCCAGAAGCACCAGAAGGATCCTCCCATCCAACCATACTCGTTCTCGTCATCTTTCCAGCCCGAAGCCGACGAAATCTCCGACAACCTCCTGATCCAAAACAATACTCCCCCATCTCACTTCACCGGGACCGGGACCAAAACCCTCCCACCGGCAAACCCAGTACACCAAAAAGCTATCCTCCCTTCTCCGC CCTCCTTAGCCTCCTCTCCTTCCCACCCATCCCCCCTACCTGCAAATGGCTCTCCATACCTTCTCAACTCTCCCTTAACCCTTCTATCGGCCGCAAAGTCACCGGCACCCTCTTCGGTCTCCGCCGCGGCCACGTCAGCTTCGCCGTCCAGCTCGATCCCCGCTCCGAACCCCTTCTACTCCTCGAGCTCGCCATGTCAACTTCATCCTTAGTCAAAGAGATGTCCTCCGGTCTAGTTCGCATCGCGCTCGAGTGCGAGAAGGTTAGCCCAGCTAATCAACCCGGTCGGTTCAGGAAGCTGTTCCAGGAACCGACGTGGACCATGTATTGCAATGGCAGGAAGTGCGGGTACGCGGTGTCGCGCGCGTGCGGGGAGTTTGACTGGCACGTCCTGGGTACAGTGCAGAGCGTTTCGGTCGGTGCCGGAGTGATTCCTGTGGTGGATAACGGGAAAAAAAGTGGTGGCTCGGAAGGGGAGATGCTGTATATGCGAGCGAGGTTTGAGCGAGTAGTCGGAAGTCGCGATTCCGAGGCGTTTTACATGATGAATCCGGACGGTAATGGAGGGCCTGAACttagtatttttcttctaaGAATATGA